The Longimicrobiaceae bacterium genome segment CCGGACTCCGTCGCTGACCGGACCGCCCCCGCGCTCTCGGGCGACTGGTCCGCGGACCGCAGGCGCCGCGCCTTCGAGCGGGGTGGCGACGTCTTCGTGGCCGAGGTGGGCGGGCGCGAGCGCCGCATCACCGACACCCCCACGCGGGAGCGCGGCGCCCAGCTCTCCGCCGACGGGCGCACCGTGTTCTTCCTCTCCGGGATCAACCTGTACGCGACCGCGGTGGAGGGCGGCCCCATCCGCCAGCTCACCGACGTCCGCGCCGACGCCGCGCCGGCGAACAAGGCGGCCGAGGGGCAGCGGAAGCAGATGGAGGAGCAGCAGACGGAGCTGTTCGGCGTGGTCCGCGACCGGGTGGCGGAGAAGAAGCACCGGGAGGCGCTCGACTCGGTCCGCACGACGGTGCGGCCCCTCTACATCGGGAAGAACGCCACCGTCGCGCGCGTGGACGTCTCCCCCTCCGGCCGCCTCGCCCTGCTGGCGGTGAACGACAAGGCGGAGGAGAAGCAGACGCTGGTCCCCAACTTCGTCACGGAGAGCGGGTACACCGAGCCCCTCAACGTCCGCTCCAAGGTGGGCGACGTGCAGGCGGGCCAGCGCCTGGCGCTGGTGGACCTGCGCACCGGCACGGCCACCTGGCTGGAGGCCGAGCCCAAGGACCGCAAGGTCACGCTGATGTCGCAGGGGTGGGCGCCGCGCGAGGACCGCGCGGTGATCGTGGCGATCCCCTTCGACTACAAGGACCGCTGGATCTACACCGTGGGCGAGGACGGGAAGCTCACGCAGGTGGACCACCTCCGCGACGACGCCTGGGTGGGCGGGCCGGGCCTCTTCACGGCCGGGTGGCTCCCGGACGGGCGGGTGTACTTCGTCTCGGAGCGCACCGGCCACGCGCACCTCTACACCGTCCCGGCCTCCGGGGGCGCGGCCACGCCGGTCACCTCCGGGAAGTGGGAAGTGACCGACGTGCAGCTCTCCCCGGACGGACGCACCTTCTGGCTCACCACCAGCGAGACGCACCCCGGCGAGCGGAACCTGTACGCCGTTTCCGTGAACGGCGGGCCCCGGACGCGGATCACCGCGCTGGAGGGGTGGAACGAGTCCGTGGTGTCGCCGGACGGGCGCTGGGTGGCCGTGATGCACTCGGTAGCGGACCGCCCCGCGGACCTCTTCGTCATGCCCAACCGCCCCGGCGCCCGCGCAGAGCGGGTGACGGAGTCCACCACGGCGGAGTTCCGCGGCGGGCCCTGGATCCGCCCGGAGGTGGTGACCTTCCCCGCGCGCGACGGGGAGCAGGTGTACGCCCGCATCTACCGTCCCCGGGAGCTGGGGGCGCAGCCCAACGGCGCGGCGGTGCTCTTCGTCCACGGGGCGGGGTACCTCCAGAACGCGCACCGCGGCTGGAGCACCTACTTCCGCGAGTACATGTTCCACCACCTCCTCGCGTCGAAGGGGTACACCGTCCTGGACGTGGACTTCCGCGGCTCGGCGGGGTACGGCGCGGCGTGGCGGACCGGGATCTACCGGCACATGGGGGGCAAGGACCTCTCCGACCACGTGGACGCCGCCCGCTGGCTGGTGGCGAACGAGGGGGTGGACCCGGAGCGGGTGGGGATCTACGGCGGCTCCTACGGCGGCTTCATCACCCTGATGGCCATGTTCACGGAGCCGGACGTCTTCCGCTCCGGCGCCGCGCTCCGCTCCGTGACCGACTGGGCGCACTACAACCACTGGTACACCAGCCGCATCCTGAACCAGCCGCAGGACGACCCGGAGGCGTACCGGCGCTCCTCGCCCATCTACTTCGCCGAGGGGCTGAAGGGCGACCTGCTGATCGCGCATGGGATGGTGGACGTCAACGTGCACTTCCAGGACGTGGTCCGGCTGTCGCAGCGCCTGATCGAGCTGGGGAAGACCAACTGGGAGATGGCCGTCTACCCGGTGGAGGACCACGCCTTCGTCCGCCCGGACTCCTGGACCGACGAGTACCGCCGCATCCTGGAGCTGTTCGAACGGACCCTGCCGCCGGGAGCGCCCGCGCGGTAGCCCTCGCAAAATACATGTCCGGTAGTAAGCGCAAGGACCCGGCCGCATGGCCGGGTCCTTGCGTTTCCTGCGGTGTCTTGCCTCTCGCGCGGAGCTCCCGGCCCGCATCGTCCGCGGGTCTGTCGGCTCTGATCTATCCCGTTCGCATGTATGGGTTTAACGGTCGGTTCGCGACCGCGTTTCTGGCCCGGCCCTTGCATTCCTGTCGGCCTACCAAGAAGAGACCCGCAGCGGACGGGACCCGGCGTCCGCAGGACCATAGATGAGCGAGGAGACGACCATGAACCGCATCCAGAA includes the following:
- a CDS encoding prolyl oligopeptidase family serine peptidase, with the translated sequence MPRRFPHGATYLAAFLLAAPVSAAAQAARQAPAAPFDLSVASIMRGELLTGRSPNELRWSEDGRWLYFRWRDPESRDTTTHLYRVAAGRTAVQRLPDSVADRTAPALSGDWSADRRRRAFERGGDVFVAEVGGRERRITDTPTRERGAQLSADGRTVFFLSGINLYATAVEGGPIRQLTDVRADAAPANKAAEGQRKQMEEQQTELFGVVRDRVAEKKHREALDSVRTTVRPLYIGKNATVARVDVSPSGRLALLAVNDKAEEKQTLVPNFVTESGYTEPLNVRSKVGDVQAGQRLALVDLRTGTATWLEAEPKDRKVTLMSQGWAPREDRAVIVAIPFDYKDRWIYTVGEDGKLTQVDHLRDDAWVGGPGLFTAGWLPDGRVYFVSERTGHAHLYTVPASGGAATPVTSGKWEVTDVQLSPDGRTFWLTTSETHPGERNLYAVSVNGGPRTRITALEGWNESVVSPDGRWVAVMHSVADRPADLFVMPNRPGARAERVTESTTAEFRGGPWIRPEVVTFPARDGEQVYARIYRPRELGAQPNGAAVLFVHGAGYLQNAHRGWSTYFREYMFHHLLASKGYTVLDVDFRGSAGYGAAWRTGIYRHMGGKDLSDHVDAARWLVANEGVDPERVGIYGGSYGGFITLMAMFTEPDVFRSGAALRSVTDWAHYNHWYTSRILNQPQDDPEAYRRSSPIYFAEGLKGDLLIAHGMVDVNVHFQDVVRLSQRLIELGKTNWEMAVYPVEDHAFVRPDSWTDEYRRILELFERTLPPGAPAR